One genomic window of Borrelia coriaceae includes the following:
- a CDS encoding PBSX family phage terminase large subunit has protein sequence MDIYKLPMFKEMQRDYKREFGIDILKYIKFKEVEVDFKGFESKYLTKKQLEVIRSIERNNQSKIILSGGIASGKTFLACYLFLKVLLRNRNLYKQDTNNFILGNSQKSLEINVLGQFEKLANMLNIPFLPKFSNTSYFELDSLRVNLYGGDKSSDFERFRGSNSALIYVNEATTLHKETLIECLKRLRVGMQTIIFDTNPDSPDHFFKTDYIDNTNTYSTYNFTTYDNNLISKEFIKTQEEIYKNKPTYKAKVLLGEWVAPCDAIFTNINVTSEHEFVNPIAYLDPAYSIGGDNTALCVLERVDNKYYAFLFQEKLPFGDPKVLNTIKTILGNLNVHTLYVEDRDNISGHGNVTQTFVKLRSSMNHKFRIAPIKPISNKFTRIATLIEPLASSKLSILDYSSKSSISDMYKYKGDGKSDDDSLDSLSASYMLLNLNMRSLKAHFSKIRFL, from the coding sequence ATGGATATATATAAATTACCAATGTTTAAAGAAATGCAAAGGGATTATAAACGTGAATTTGGGATTGATATATTAAAGTATATTAAGTTTAAAGAAGTAGAAGTTGATTTTAAAGGGTTTGAGAGTAAATATTTAACTAAAAAACAGCTTGAAGTAATACGCAGTATAGAAAGAAATAATCAAAGTAAAATTATCTTAAGTGGTGGCATTGCAAGTGGAAAAACCTTTTTAGCATGTTATTTGTTCTTAAAAGTTTTACTTAGGAATAGAAATTTATATAAACAAGATACCAATAATTTTATATTGGGTAATTCACAAAAATCATTAGAGATTAATGTTTTAGGCCAATTTGAAAAGCTTGCTAATATGCTAAATATCCCATTTTTACCTAAGTTTTCTAATACATCATATTTTGAACTTGATTCATTAAGGGTTAACCTTTATGGTGGAGATAAGTCCAGTGATTTTGAAAGATTTAGAGGAAGCAACTCAGCTCTTATATATGTAAATGAAGCAACAACTCTACATAAAGAAACATTAATAGAATGTTTAAAAAGACTTAGAGTGGGTATGCAAACAATTATCTTTGATACTAATCCCGACAGTCCTGACCACTTTTTTAAAACTGATTATATTGATAATACTAATACTTATTCTACATATAACTTTACAACTTATGATAATAATCTAATTTCAAAAGAATTTATTAAAACACAAGAAGAAATTTATAAGAACAAGCCCACATATAAAGCCAAAGTCCTTTTAGGAGAATGGGTTGCGCCTTGTGATGCTATATTTACCAATATTAATGTTACAAGTGAGCATGAATTTGTAAATCCAATAGCATATCTAGACCCCGCATACAGTATTGGTGGTGATAATACTGCACTTTGTGTATTAGAAAGAGTAGATAATAAGTATTATGCATTTCTATTTCAAGAAAAATTACCATTTGGTGATCCTAAGGTGTTAAACACAATCAAAACTATATTAGGAAATCTAAATGTGCATACCCTTTATGTTGAAGATAGAGATAATATTTCAGGCCATGGTAATGTAACACAAACCTTTGTAAAACTTAGATCAAGTATGAATCATAAGTTTAGGATTGCACCGATAAAACCTATAAGTAATAAATTTACAAGAATTGCTACACTAATAGAACCTTTAGCAAGCTCAAAGCTTAGTATTTTGGATTATTCAAGTAAATCAAGTATATCAGATATGTATAAATATAAAGGGGATGGTAAGAGTGATGATGATTCATTAGATAGTCTTTCAGCATCATATATGTTACTAAATTTAAATATGCGCTCTCTTAAAGCCCATTTTAGTAAAATAAGGTTCCTATAA
- a CDS encoding DUF603 domain-containing protein: protein MGRLKKSFDDYIVYFKEGKLSDSNIAKEMGVSKANVSKMRHKWESVKDNSEYVRDNKLTIHEATLTNILLHATSSNAQARDLKSQFSMARSLLGIEFVNSFSRYVELELKTHDDQIDKIESKIISLSKECEHSQEENSNEDLTLQLSQLKKEREVKKMQLYYEMLQKLKATDVESRFKFQV, encoded by the coding sequence ATGGGAAGGCTAAAGAAATCATTTGATGATTATATTGTGTATTTTAAAGAAGGAAAGCTTAGTGACAGTAATATTGCAAAGGAAATGGGTGTTTCTAAAGCAAATGTAAGTAAAATGAGACACAAATGGGAATCGGTTAAAGACAATTCTGAATATGTTAGGGACAATAAACTTACTATTCATGAAGCTACTCTAACTAATATCTTACTTCATGCGACAAGTAGTAATGCGCAGGCACGTGATCTAAAGAGTCAGTTTAGTATGGCTCGTAGCCTTCTAGGAATAGAATTTGTAAATTCATTTAGTAGATATGTAGAGTTAGAACTTAAAACTCATGATGATCAAATAGATAAAATAGAGTCTAAAATTATAAGTCTTTCTAAAGAGTGTGAACATTCACAAGAAGAAAATAGTAATGAAGACTTAACACTTCAACTGTCACAACTTAAAAAAGAAAGGGAAGTTAAGAAAATGCAGTTGTATTATGAGATGCTGCAAAAGCTAAAAGCAACAGATGTAGAGTCACGTTTTAAATTTCAAGTTTAA
- a CDS encoding Mlp family lipoprotein, with the protein MNKYIKSIILYHTLLLYCCSEYKLNTGSKPGNLYNAQIPKKPTTEVQENRNVDESDTTLEPDTSTHNAQIPKKPTTEVQENRNVDESDTALESDLSTIFSLTADEETKFNTFELALNEIKTIYKNILDYPKQEVRYAQLYSQPDAAPNEYTEKGYKLAKEHLAKARVLYSQYGQDYKRIINEYTNLMKWIKDKPQQKQKLVQAFAPAYDFLETKRQENSPSENINQYISSAITWYGKSHWKKESDIFDVSRNGMYGKNSENCIYKFFKSIMNRSFSFYDANEMTEEKLNESLIDKIVWELTSCGWARINPNHIPILRAWGEDTDDLQCSK; encoded by the coding sequence ATGAATAAATATATAAAATCAATAATACTTTATCACACATTGCTTTTATACTGTTGCAGTGAATATAAATTGAATACAGGCTCTAAACCCGGTAATTTATACAATGCCCAAATACCAAAAAAACCAACAACCGAAGTTCAAGAGAATAGAAATGTAGATGAATCAGATACTACACTTGAACCTGATACATCTACACATAATGCCCAAATACCAAAAAAACCAACAACCGAAGTTCAAGAGAATAGAAATGTAGATGAATCAGATACTGCACTTGAATCTGATTTATCTACAATTTTTAGTTTAACTGCTGACGAAGAAACCAAATTTAATACTTTTGAACTTGCTTTGAATGAAATTAAGACAATCTATAAGAATATATTAGACTATCCAAAACAAGAGGTTAGGTACGCACAATTATATAGTCAACCAGATGCCGCCCCAAATGAATATACTGAAAAAGGCTACAAACTTGCAAAAGAACATCTAGCAAAAGCAAGAGTTCTCTACTCTCAATACGGTCAAGATTATAAAAGGATAATAAATGAATACACTAACCTGATGAAATGGATTAAAGACAAACCTCAACAGAAACAAAAGTTAGTACAAGCTTTTGCCCCTGCTTATGATTTTTTAGAAACTAAAAGACAAGAAAATTCACCTTCTGAAAATATTAATCAATATATAAGCAGTGCTATTACATGGTATGGAAAATCTCATTGGAAAAAAGAAAGTGACATTTTCGATGTTAGCAGAAATGGTATGTATGGTAAAAATTCAGAAAACTGCATATATAAATTCTTTAAATCTATTATGAATCGTTCTTTCTCATTTTATGACGCAAATGAGATGACAGAAGAGAAATTGAATGAAAGTTTAATTGATAAAATCGTATGGGAGCTTACGTCATGTGGTTGGGCTAGAATAAATCCCAACCACATACCCATACTCCGAGCATGGGGTGAAGATACAGACGATCTACAATGTAGCAAATAA
- a CDS encoding tyrosine-type recombinase/integrase: MEREHLINKLMNENIQLNKDTITNPNDKKSKQTRSIPIRFYLNDKIIRLVKRCIEKLKEKDPISGWFVHLLSITGCRGVEIQNVKLTDISKERSNDGEVFYSIRVNVAKKKSSICIREVVISKSEFNSIMQAHQNYFLAKGKDTRRTYLFQKSKIKFRDNKININEIAIRFKALLVKAGFKYRKSLHICRNIFIASLKAKGYNSFEIKELMKYSSTSEIDNVYGLSSASKIQAYKDIKNSLK, translated from the coding sequence ATGGAAAGAGAACATTTAATTAATAAGTTAATGAATGAAAATATACAATTAAATAAAGATACAATAACCAATCCTAATGATAAAAAGTCTAAGCAAACAAGAAGTATTCCTATAAGATTTTATCTTAATGATAAGATAATAAGACTAGTAAAGAGATGTATAGAAAAACTTAAAGAAAAAGATCCAATCTCAGGATGGTTTGTACACTTACTCTCAATTACTGGTTGTAGAGGTGTTGAGATTCAAAATGTAAAACTTACTGATATCTCTAAAGAGAGGAGTAATGATGGTGAAGTGTTTTACTCTATTCGTGTAAATGTAGCTAAAAAGAAAAGTAGTATCTGTATAAGAGAAGTAGTAATTAGCAAATCTGAATTCAACTCTATAATGCAAGCGCATCAAAACTACTTTTTAGCTAAAGGCAAAGACACAAGACGTACATATCTCTTTCAAAAGAGTAAAATTAAATTTAGAGACAATAAGATTAATATAAATGAAATTGCAATTAGGTTTAAAGCATTACTAGTTAAAGCAGGATTTAAATATCGCAAGTCATTACATATATGCCGTAATATATTTATAGCATCACTTAAAGCTAAAGGATACAATTCATTTGAAATCAAAGAACTCATGAAATACTCATCCACTTCTGAAATTGATAATGTCTATGGCCTATCCAGTGCTAGTAAGATACAAGCTTACAAAGATATCAAAAATAGCTTAAAATAA
- a CDS encoding DUF261 family protein, with the protein MCVKQDDPKLVLQIQRWGCYFLSLHYYIASFKKLQFSINDINTNYHKFVDLGYMKCNCFILNPCKILKHYGINSDVRWEHHSYKCKLNEFEISEVKIKGIEGYHFMATNNSLVCYDSLCLDGKGKEYQITSKRVFNKI; encoded by the coding sequence ATGTGTGTAAAACAAGATGATCCTAAGCTAGTTCTTCAGATACAGCGCTGGGGATGTTACTTTTTATCTCTTCATTATTACATAGCAAGCTTTAAGAAATTACAGTTTAGTATCAATGATATTAATACTAATTATCACAAGTTTGTTGATTTAGGATATATGAAATGTAATTGTTTTATTTTAAATCCATGCAAAATACTTAAACACTATGGTATTAATAGTGATGTAAGATGGGAACACCATTCTTATAAATGTAAATTGAATGAATTTGAAATAAGTGAAGTTAAAATCAAAGGTATTGAGGGTTACCATTTTATGGCAACTAATAATTCCTTAGTGTGTTATGATTCATTGTGTCTTGATGGAAAAGGTAAGGAATACCAAATTACATCAAAAAGGGTATTTAATAAAATTTGA
- a CDS encoding single-stranded DNA-binding protein, whose amino-acid sequence MFDINCLSMSGRLTRDCEFAYFGNKIPALKFTLANNRGFKKDDKFTNHSHFFDCVLFGKRSESLIQLLTKGTQVVITGSLRHESWSCKRTGENKSKYSILVDEIQVLTSHNNVEKTSYINSKEEFYEDIPF is encoded by the coding sequence ATGTTTGATATTAATTGTTTAAGTATGTCGGGTCGTTTAACTAGGGACTGTGAATTTGCTTATTTTGGTAATAAAATTCCTGCTTTAAAGTTTACTTTAGCTAATAATAGGGGATTTAAGAAAGATGATAAATTTACTAACCATTCTCACTTTTTTGATTGTGTTTTATTTGGTAAGAGGTCTGAGAGTTTAATTCAGCTTCTTACTAAGGGAACACAAGTTGTAATTACTGGATCATTGCGTCATGAGAGTTGGTCTTGTAAGCGTACTGGTGAGAATAAAAGTAAGTACAGTATTTTAGTTGATGAGATTCAAGTTTTAACCTCACATAATAATGTTGAAAAAACTAGTTATATTAACTCTAAAGAAGAGTTTTATGAAGATATTCCATTTTAA
- a CDS encoding DUF244 domain-containing protein — protein MDKYNYFKKYGKEDNLIGSTIDGWFINKEGESELLEIKCSDSIDLKSAVIEYNKTGNFLENKYFFKYYVQVQMQLACTGLSKGNLFFIIGNDAINCVIDRNDAFISKVMFGIEKLEVEVNRIARYLKQNCDVKNINLDALITLIDNFFKSSCLYNELSKSNYKIDFLDFVKSVDLDTNSYENQRLKGCLLEISDLQCKIDKVENDTKKKHKLELDKITKPIKDKLKLCINSVLGEFSLLEHIHYYLEGNLFSIDTTKRAIKDRFKSLGGDINFNFDSLDLDNDWSTSSISAV, from the coding sequence ATAGATAAGTATAATTACTTCAAAAAGTATGGTAAGGAAGACAATTTAATAGGTTCTACAATTGATGGTTGGTTTATAAATAAAGAAGGTGAATCAGAATTACTTGAGATTAAATGCAGTGATTCTATTGATTTGAAAAGTGCTGTTATTGAATATAATAAAACTGGTAATTTCCTAGAAAATAAATATTTCTTTAAATATTATGTTCAAGTTCAAATGCAGCTTGCATGTACTGGGTTAAGCAAGGGTAATTTGTTCTTCATCATAGGTAATGATGCTATTAACTGTGTAATAGATAGAAATGATGCTTTTATTAGTAAGGTAATGTTTGGTATTGAAAAACTTGAAGTGGAAGTTAATCGTATTGCTAGATATTTAAAACAAAATTGTGATGTCAAAAATATTAATTTAGACGCATTAATTACTCTTATAGATAATTTCTTTAAGTCTAGTTGCTTATATAATGAATTATCTAAATCAAATTACAAGATTGATTTTTTAGATTTTGTAAAGTCTGTTGATTTGGATACTAATTCTTATGAAAATCAACGTTTAAAGGGATGCTTATTAGAGATTAGTGATTTACAATGTAAAATTGACAAAGTAGAGAATGATACTAAAAAAAAACATAAGTTAGAGTTAGATAAGATAACAAAGCCTATTAAAGATAAGCTTAAATTATGTATAAACTCAGTTTTAGGAGAATTCTCTTTACTTGAACATATACATTATTATCTTGAAGGCAATCTATTCTCTATAGATACAACTAAGAGAGCTATTAAGGATAGATTTAAGTCTTTAGGTGGTGATATTAACTTCAATTTTGATAGTTTAGATTTAGATAATGATTGGTCTACATCTAGTATAAGTGCTGTTTAG
- a CDS encoding plasmid maintenance protein: MESTKCKNKHQHKLIVLISTINYINLNLKRYTQSDILYYFNKNMKKNGYKEIKLKTLQNYLYKLEKVFKVTNNYYRHLGINMGTEVHYELRYSKKECYRIINKHFRDKKEIRHKNRTNTYFQNKCTKNRNVERGECIYNTYNKKEDKNKTKYIERLQIKKYAKKSKIKPHVLSSVLNLNLNKKAAIEIFKATKKYENESKRKAKNRIKTKQKHLKAILKHTKNQLITEGYCEEELTKKINVIYDKYQHKPHFIIQNSKYNDLDKIIKNLKKSVERIKESTDENKKDIRNNIFSILLDQLRHKASNEVLIPILKDYLNKQNELHYGKVFNNYYYYDLMNIIEGDQDYLEKVDFKKITS; this comes from the coding sequence TTGGAATCAACAAAATGTAAAAATAAACATCAACACAAATTAATCGTTTTAATATCCACAATCAATTACATAAATCTTAATCTTAAGAGATATACTCAAAGTGACATACTTTATTATTTCAATAAGAACATGAAGAAAAATGGATACAAAGAAATTAAACTTAAAACATTACAAAATTATCTTTATAAACTTGAAAAAGTATTTAAAGTAACTAATAACTACTACAGACATTTAGGTATTAACATGGGTACTGAGGTTCACTATGAACTCAGATACTCTAAAAAAGAATGTTACCGCATAATCAATAAACACTTTAGAGATAAAAAAGAAATAAGGCACAAAAACCGTACTAATACATACTTTCAAAACAAATGTACTAAAAATAGGAATGTAGAAAGAGGGGAGTGTATTTATAATACTTATAATAAAAAAGAAGATAAGAACAAGACAAAATACATAGAAAGACTGCAAATAAAGAAATACGCAAAAAAAAGCAAAATCAAACCTCATGTACTTTCTTCTGTCTTAAATTTAAATCTCAATAAAAAAGCTGCAATTGAGATATTCAAAGCAACAAAGAAATATGAAAATGAATCTAAACGAAAGGCTAAAAACAGAATTAAAACAAAACAAAAACATTTAAAAGCAATATTGAAACATACAAAGAATCAACTAATAACTGAAGGTTACTGTGAAGAAGAATTAACAAAAAAAATAAACGTGATATATGATAAATATCAACACAAACCACACTTTATCATACAAAATAGCAAATACAACGATTTAGATAAGATAATAAAAAATCTTAAAAAGTCAGTTGAACGCATTAAAGAAAGTACTGATGAAAACAAAAAGGATATTAGGAATAACATATTTAGCATACTACTTGATCAATTAAGGCATAAAGCAAGCAATGAAGTGTTAATCCCAATATTAAAAGATTATTTAAATAAACAGAATGAACTACATTATGGTAAGGTATTTAATAACTATTATTATTACGATCTAATGAACATAATAGAGGGTGATCAAGATTATTTAGAAAAGGTGGACTTTAAAAAAATAACTAGTTAG
- a CDS encoding DUF226 domain-containing protein has product MDNILERLKGKKLEVEEKIKKSIFVKIEKKNNRTLYHTKIMLNLYAFGINKKYKHKFLIVFRKILNQEKIKAFNLFDLREDDEFFGIHYGRIKPIKNLVRRYEENGVMKASTYSRVCYIEFRFKKGSVFCYLVGISYLLRKEKSHKKYYTSLIQRISELETQVYEFYGKKLPNGGHITKWIKKNAK; this is encoded by the coding sequence ATGGACAATATATTAGAAAGGCTTAAAGGTAAAAAATTAGAGGTTGAAGAAAAAATAAAAAAATCTATTTTTGTTAAAATAGAAAAGAAAAACAATAGAACATTATATCATACAAAAATTATGCTAAATTTGTATGCATTTGGAATAAACAAAAAATATAAACATAAGTTCCTTATTGTATTTAGGAAAATTCTTAATCAAGAAAAAATTAAGGCTTTTAACTTGTTTGATTTAAGAGAGGATGATGAATTTTTTGGCATTCATTACGGTCGTATAAAGCCTATAAAGAATCTGGTTAGGAGATATGAAGAAAATGGCGTCATGAAAGCATCTACATATTCAAGAGTTTGTTATATAGAGTTTAGGTTTAAGAAGGGGAGTGTATTTTGTTATCTTGTAGGAATTTCTTACTTACTTAGAAAAGAAAAATCTCATAAAAAATATTACACTTCGTTAATTCAAAGGATTTCAGAGTTAGAAACCCAAGTATATGAGTTTTATGGAAAAAAATTACCTAATGGAGGGCATATAACTAAATGGATAAAAAAGAATGCAAAGTAA
- a CDS encoding chromosome replication/partitioning protein, with protein MKDITTNDPVITNTDLSIEQQNDDSMNRYGLLKEQLKTSFSNEVYNRVQTMKILKEIRDNEYYKIDGYKTFDAFIKDYKLAKTQVYDYLRVAAAIEDGVVEEDYLLKHGFKNTVMLLRNKSSKTIRRSKINPIKPLRFQLKKKDSYDFYKKNARLTSFILDEIFQNRKDWLDILVDQFNSLK; from the coding sequence ATGAAGGATATTACAACAAATGATCCAGTTATAACTAATACTGATCTATCAATTGAACAACAAAATGACGACTCAATGAATCGTTATGGTTTATTAAAAGAACAGTTAAAGACTAGCTTTAGCAATGAAGTCTACAATAGAGTACAGACTATGAAAATATTAAAGGAAATTAGAGATAATGAGTATTATAAGATTGATGGCTATAAAACCTTTGATGCCTTTATAAAAGATTATAAATTAGCTAAAACACAAGTTTATGATTATTTAAGAGTAGCAGCTGCTATAGAAGATGGTGTAGTTGAAGAAGATTATTTATTAAAGCATGGGTTTAAAAATACTGTGATGCTCTTAAGAAATAAAAGTTCAAAAACGATAAGAAGATCTAAAATAAATCCAATAAAACCATTAAGATTTCAACTTAAAAAGAAAGATAGTTATGATTTTTATAAGAAAAATGCAAGACTTACGAGTTTCATTTTAGATGAAATTTTTCAAAATAGAAAAGATTGGCTTGATATACTTGTAGATCAGTTTAACTCATTGAAATGA
- a CDS encoding ERF family protein — translation MKNKMGKANKNLKREEVKDTVTSSQNIVTNENQAKIDFLKSLHSLQMSLSGVGKNLNGYRYQNFNEIIREIKHVIRDNNLDIDFTQCPTLKSFDGHLINVITTTFYSPSSGYSQSFDTPIYTEELTSTGVKNQNTLLQLVGSYITYFKRYALVSYLLIESEVDTDACSLESLQGDGNEGQLNGVGGGSVEGFKGNNNASFKGTSAKRPTAKRVAKTQSVREGNKLPKCVPIKYAYYRNLLQASKRMHSQLDNTPFDSLEMIDKFLHQLQEEDDSNILNYFENKPELKTVGYWTRLLNCYLKKTESDPGVVEGFSKFLVCREPKYGQSPLRLFGSIASDENFSYLCK, via the coding sequence ATGAAAAACAAAATGGGTAAAGCAAATAAAAACTTAAAAAGAGAAGAGGTTAAAGATACAGTAACAAGCAGTCAAAATATAGTAACAAATGAAAATCAAGCAAAGATAGACTTTCTAAAGTCATTACACAGTCTACAAATGAGTTTAAGTGGTGTAGGTAAGAATCTTAATGGGTATAGATATCAGAATTTTAATGAAATCATAAGAGAAATTAAGCATGTTATAAGAGACAATAATTTAGATATTGATTTTACACAATGTCCAACTTTAAAAAGTTTTGATGGACATTTGATTAATGTTATTACAACAACATTTTATAGTCCTAGCAGTGGGTATAGCCAGTCATTTGATACACCAATATATACAGAGGAATTAACCTCAACTGGAGTAAAGAATCAGAATACACTTCTACAACTTGTAGGTTCATATATAACATATTTTAAAAGGTATGCACTTGTGTCTTATCTTTTAATTGAAAGTGAAGTTGATACTGATGCATGTTCTTTAGAAAGTCTTCAAGGTGATGGTAATGAAGGCCAGCTTAATGGTGTGGGTGGGGGTTCTGTAGAAGGTTTTAAAGGAAATAATAATGCTAGTTTTAAAGGAACCAGTGCTAAAAGACCAACTGCTAAGAGAGTAGCAAAGACTCAGTCTGTTAGGGAAGGTAATAAGCTTCCTAAATGTGTACCTATTAAATATGCTTATTATAGGAATTTACTTCAAGCATCTAAGAGAATGCATTCACAATTAGATAATACTCCTTTTGATAGTCTAGAAATGATAGATAAGTTTTTACATCAATTACAAGAAGAAGATGATTCTAATATACTTAATTATTTTGAAAACAAACCAGAGCTTAAAACAGTAGGGTACTGGACACGATTATTAAATTGTTATTTAAAAAAAACAGAGTCTGATCCAGGAGTTGTAGAAGGGTTTTCTAAATTTCTAGTGTGTAGAGAACCTAAATATGGTCAAAGTCCATTAAGGCTTTTTGGATCTATAGCTAGTGATGAGAATTTTAGTTACCTATGTAAATAG
- a CDS encoding BBA14 family lipoprotein — protein MKKLINLTFLTLILSCTTIASLTEEPTPPKGQTLTELNAYEAKLSDYVMYLQVFLTRTKKKVNDPNYPKFTYFDASTLKSDHTTDDLMFNINLFQKYIQVTKPIVQIVYNKYSKLKN, from the coding sequence ATGAAAAAACTTATAAATCTAACTTTTTTAACACTGATATTATCATGTACAACAATAGCATCACTAACAGAAGAACCAACACCACCTAAAGGACAAACTCTTACAGAGTTAAATGCATATGAAGCTAAATTATCTGATTATGTTATGTATTTACAAGTATTTTTAACTAGAACAAAGAAAAAGGTTAATGACCCAAATTATCCCAAGTTTACTTATTTTGATGCTTCCACACTTAAATCAGACCACACAACTGATGATTTAATGTTTAATATAAACTTGTTTCAAAAATACATTCAAGTCACTAAACCTATTGTACAAATAGTGTACAACAAGTATTCGAAATTAAAAAACTAA
- a CDS encoding BlyB family putative holin accessory protein, with product MKLSTAKTSVEILNKFTDMIKSNNQNKNTVTYINIFTKVVNYFYSLYEASIYQMEQKEAIKLLSEIEEILRINIEIIETTDDSKEISKYISQLRSKRNKIMSTYIKMLKEA from the coding sequence ATGAAATTAAGCACTGCTAAAACTAGTGTTGAGATTTTAAATAAATTTACAGATATGATTAAAAGCAATAATCAAAACAAGAATACTGTCACATACATTAATATTTTTACTAAAGTAGTCAATTACTTTTACAGTCTATATGAGGCCAGTATATATCAAATGGAACAAAAGGAAGCTATAAAACTACTATCTGAAATTGAAGAAATACTAAGAATCAATATTGAAATAATAGAGACTACTGATGATTCTAAAGAGATTTCAAAATACATATCTCAACTTAGATCTAAACGCAACAAAATAATGAGTACTTACATCAAAATGTTAAAGGAGGCTTAA
- a CDS encoding BlyA family holin, which yields MRGDNLNEVNNNLLDFLLQLISVNEVKLIIIGIFILGIGLIFKPTIKDMLNIIANKIKTNDKDKNDKENK from the coding sequence ATGAGAGGTGATAACTTGAATGAAGTCAATAACAATTTATTAGACTTTTTACTTCAGCTGATAAGTGTCAATGAAGTGAAATTAATTATTATTGGTATTTTTATCTTAGGTATTGGTTTAATCTTCAAACCAACAATTAAAGATATGCTAAATATCATAGCAAATAAGATAAAAACAAATGATAAAGACAAAAATGATAAGGAGAACAAATGA
- a CDS encoding DUF685 domain-containing protein — translation MPNQEQQDVIQYDDAIEIKDLNRVSKFELTDLLVLDDGFSACNAITIKNFLTNFNKETFEKTGLDYFKTIIKNTIAKELLEDQSFIDQVYQKVTNKLK, via the coding sequence ATGCCAAATCAAGAACAACAAGATGTTATACAGTATGATGATGCTATTGAAATCAAAGACCTTAATAGAGTAAGCAAATTTGAACTTACTGACCTTTTAGTATTAGATGATGGATTTTCAGCTTGTAATGCTATTACTATAAAAAATTTTCTTACAAATTTTAATAAAGAAACCTTTGAAAAAACAGGACTTGATTATTTTAAAACAATCATTAAAAATACTATTGCTAAAGAACTATTAGAAGATCAATCATTTATAGACCAAGTTTATCAAAAAGTTACGAATAAATTGAAATAA
- a CDS encoding DUF735 family protein yields MIFRTKKNGQIVRKYWTIRLLPKGYENSIYAFIKKLIPIGRVLRIQNHKNQYIKQFKT; encoded by the coding sequence ATTATTTTCAGAACTAAAAAGAATGGACAGATTGTAAGAAAATATTGGACTATAAGATTGCTTCCTAAAGGTTATGAGAATTCAATTTACGCATTCATTAAAAAGCTTATTCCAATTGGAAGGGTATTAAGGATACAAAACCATAAAAATCAATATATAAAGCAATTTAAAACATAA